From a region of the Acinetobacter calcoaceticus genome:
- a CDS encoding TorF family putative porin, which yields MRKILGLASLIMSTGVVHAEQLNEQEQISPYSANVTFASQYISRGFQQTWGKPALQIGLDYANPNGLFVGTWASNVSSKYLRDASVEWDVYAGYLKTFDKFSAGMTVFYYYYPGAESTPETGNTSYNYGEIVPQIGYGPLTLKYFITYTPDYAGYNSNTMGGPEGKRSRGTTYLDLTFTQPINETWTFGAHYGYERIKNFSEANFQDVKVELIKDLGDGWNTGLAYTKAWDKDGYYKNYTNGEPDAPISNPIDSIFTVSVKKVF from the coding sequence ATGAGAAAAATTTTAGGACTAGCTTCTCTCATTATGTCTACTGGTGTTGTACATGCTGAACAATTAAATGAACAAGAACAAATTTCTCCATACAGTGCAAATGTAACTTTCGCGAGTCAATATATATCACGTGGTTTCCAACAAACATGGGGTAAACCAGCTTTACAGATTGGTTTAGATTATGCAAATCCGAATGGATTATTTGTGGGTACTTGGGCATCAAATGTGAGTTCAAAGTATCTTCGAGATGCTTCAGTTGAGTGGGACGTTTATGCCGGTTACTTAAAAACTTTTGATAAGTTTTCGGCTGGCATGACGGTTTTTTATTACTACTATCCGGGAGCTGAAAGCACACCTGAAACGGGTAATACCAGTTATAACTATGGCGAAATTGTGCCGCAAATTGGTTATGGACCTTTAACGCTTAAATACTTCATTACTTACACGCCAGATTATGCAGGCTATAACTCAAATACGATGGGTGGGCCAGAAGGTAAACGCTCAAGAGGAACAACATATCTGGATTTAACTTTTACGCAGCCAATAAATGAAACTTGGACTTTTGGTGCCCATTATGGCTATGAAAGAATTAAAAATTTCTCAGAAGCTAATTTTCAGGATGTTAAAGTCGAGCTTATTAAAGATTTAGGTGACGGTTGGAATACAGGATTAGCCTACACCAAAGCTTGGGATAAGGATGGGTACTATAAAAATTATACGAATGGTGAGCCAGATGCACCTATTTCGAATCCGATTGACTCAATATTTACGGTATCAGTGAAAAAGGTTTTCTAA
- a CDS encoding FadR/GntR family transcriptional regulator — translation MSKADYKNPIPSKSQHALIVQQLGLKIVSGEILENEKLPSEVDLCEEYKVSRPVFREAIRVLNAKGLTYSRPKIGTVVRPKDEWHLLDPDVLFWLIQTTPEHEFFKTLSTVRRVLEPELAYIAASTATDEDIQRIKHAYEGMKKAVTVEEFIEPDIQFHLAIAKATHNELLAYMSKMLVLPLQQSIQVTSLRPNLQGHSLPRHKAILTAIENKDPLSARHASLVQLDDTKMAYDLIKK, via the coding sequence ATGAGTAAAGCTGACTATAAAAATCCTATTCCTAGCAAAAGCCAACATGCATTAATTGTTCAACAACTCGGGCTAAAAATTGTTTCTGGAGAAATTTTGGAAAATGAAAAGCTGCCAAGTGAAGTTGATTTGTGTGAGGAATACAAAGTCAGCCGACCTGTTTTTCGTGAGGCGATACGTGTTTTAAATGCCAAGGGTTTAACTTACTCAAGGCCTAAAATTGGTACCGTTGTTAGACCTAAAGATGAATGGCATTTACTCGACCCAGATGTACTTTTTTGGCTAATTCAAACCACTCCTGAACATGAGTTTTTTAAGACTCTCTCTACCGTACGACGAGTTCTTGAACCAGAGTTAGCTTATATTGCAGCAAGCACAGCCACCGATGAAGATATTCAACGTATTAAACATGCCTATGAAGGTATGAAAAAAGCTGTAACGGTGGAAGAATTTATAGAGCCAGATATTCAATTTCATCTGGCGATTGCCAAAGCAACACATAATGAACTATTGGCCTATATGTCAAAAATGCTGGTTTTACCCTTACAGCAATCTATTCAGGTCACCAGTCTACGCCCCAATTTACAAGGTCATTCATTGCCAAGGCATAAAGCAATTTTGACAGCAATTGAAAATAAAGATCCATTATCAGCACGCCATGCCTCTCTCGTTCAATTAGACGATACTAAAATGGCTTACGATTTAATCAAAAAATAA
- a CDS encoding IlvD/Edd family dehydratase, whose protein sequence is MKNKQVLRSAAWFGTTDKNGFMYRSWMKNQGIPDHEFQGKPIIGICNTWSELTPCNAHFRKIAEHVKKGILEAGGYPVEFPVFSNGESNLRPTAMFTRNLASMDVEEAIRGNPIDGVVLLTGCDKTTPALLMGAASCDIPAIVVTGGPMLNGKHKGKDIGAGTIVWQMHEELKAGKIDLNEFLSAESGMSRSAGTCNTMGTASTMACMAEALGTSLPHNAAIPAVDSRRYVLAHLSGMRIVDMVHEDLRLSKILTKEAFENAIKVNAAIGGSTNAVIHLKAIAGRIGVDLQLDDWNRVGRGMPTIVDLQPSGRFLMEEFYYSGGLPAVIRRMGEANLLPHPQALTVNGQAIWENCQQSPIYNDEVIRKIDNPIRQDGGMCILRGNLAPKGAVLKPSAATPELMKHRGRAVVFENFDDYKARINDPDLDVDETCILVMKNAGPKGYPGMAEVGNMGLPPKVLAKGITDMVRISDARMSGTAYGTVVLHVAPEAMAGGPLAAVQNGDFIKLDAYEGKLHLEVSDEELKQRLESLVPPAAPSFIGGYRKLYVEHVLQADEGCDFDFLVGCRGSEVPRHSH, encoded by the coding sequence ATGAAAAACAAACAAGTTCTTCGTTCAGCAGCCTGGTTCGGTACAACGGATAAAAATGGCTTTATGTATCGTAGTTGGATGAAGAATCAGGGAATTCCTGACCATGAGTTTCAAGGTAAACCGATCATTGGAATTTGTAATACATGGTCTGAACTCACACCCTGTAATGCACATTTTCGAAAAATTGCCGAACATGTAAAAAAAGGGATTTTGGAAGCAGGCGGTTACCCTGTGGAGTTCCCAGTGTTTTCAAATGGTGAATCAAATTTGCGTCCAACCGCTATGTTCACGCGGAACTTGGCCAGCATGGATGTTGAAGAAGCCATTCGTGGCAACCCTATTGATGGCGTCGTGCTACTTACGGGCTGTGATAAAACGACACCTGCATTATTAATGGGTGCTGCAAGCTGTGATATTCCAGCCATTGTGGTGACTGGTGGGCCGATGCTTAACGGTAAACACAAAGGTAAAGACATTGGTGCGGGTACCATCGTTTGGCAAATGCATGAAGAATTAAAAGCGGGCAAAATTGATTTAAATGAATTTCTATCTGCCGAGTCTGGCATGTCACGCTCAGCTGGTACATGTAATACCATGGGCACAGCCTCTACAATGGCGTGTATGGCTGAAGCCCTAGGCACTTCTTTACCGCACAATGCAGCTATTCCAGCAGTTGATTCTCGGCGTTATGTATTAGCTCACCTATCGGGTATGCGTATTGTCGACATGGTGCATGAAGATTTACGTCTATCTAAAATTCTAACCAAAGAAGCTTTTGAAAATGCCATTAAAGTCAATGCTGCAATTGGTGGTTCTACCAATGCGGTTATTCACTTAAAAGCAATTGCCGGCCGTATTGGGGTCGATTTACAACTCGATGACTGGAACCGTGTCGGCCGTGGCATGCCTACCATTGTTGACTTACAGCCTTCTGGCCGTTTTTTAATGGAAGAATTTTATTATAGTGGTGGTTTACCTGCCGTAATTCGTCGTATGGGCGAAGCGAATTTATTACCGCATCCACAAGCGTTAACCGTAAATGGTCAAGCCATTTGGGAAAATTGCCAGCAGTCACCTATTTATAACGATGAAGTCATTCGAAAAATAGATAATCCAATTCGACAAGATGGCGGCATGTGTATTTTACGCGGTAATTTAGCCCCTAAAGGTGCAGTGCTTAAACCGTCTGCTGCAACACCTGAACTGATGAAACACCGCGGTCGTGCAGTCGTATTTGAAAACTTCGATGACTATAAAGCCCGCATTAACGATCCGGACCTTGATGTCGATGAAACATGTATTCTTGTCATGAAAAATGCTGGTCCTAAAGGATATCCTGGGATGGCCGAAGTTGGAAATATGGGGCTACCACCAAAGGTATTAGCTAAAGGCATTACCGATATGGTCCGTATTTCCGATGCACGTATGAGTGGTACAGCATACGGCACCGTAGTTTTACATGTTGCACCCGAAGCAATGGCTGGTGGACCTTTAGCCGCAGTTCAAAATGGTGACTTCATCAAACTCGATGCCTATGAAGGAAAACTTCACCTAGAAGTGAGTGATGAAGAGCTTAAACAACGTCTTGAGAGTTTAGTGCCTCCTGCTGCTCCAAGTTTTATTGGTGGCTACCGCAAACTCTATGTAGAACATGTCTTACAAGCAGATGAAGGTTGTGATTTTGATTTCTTGGTTGGCTGCCGCGGTTCAGAAGTTCCACGCCATTCTCACTAA
- the abaQ gene encoding multidrug efflux MFS transporter AbaQ codes for MDFEKDVIRTVTFKLIPALVILYLVAYIDRAAVGFAHLHMGADVGIGDAAYGLGAGLFFIGYFLFEVPSNLLLDKFGARKWFTRILLTWGLITMAMALIQGPKSFYFLRFLLGVAEAGFFPGVLYLITQWYPVRHRGKIMGMFVLSQPIAMMIAGPLAGLLLGMDGIANLHGWQWLFIAVGLPAVLLALPTFLWLPDNIDKVKWLSIEQKQWLKNELIKDEAEYDQTRHANPLHALKDKRVLLLALYYLPVTLSIYGLNLWLPSIIKQFGGGTDLQIGFLSSIPYIFGIIGLLIIPRSTDRLNDRYGHLSFLYALGACAMFLSGWLHSPVMQLAALAVVAFCLFSSTAVFWTLPGRFLTGTSAAAGIALINSVGNLGGYVGPFGIGLLKEYTGNMAAGLYFLSIVMIFGLILTYIVYAKLERQKTQTVNIQKPF; via the coding sequence ATGGATTTTGAAAAGGATGTAATACGGACGGTCACGTTTAAGCTCATACCTGCATTAGTCATACTTTATCTGGTCGCATATATAGACCGAGCTGCTGTTGGTTTTGCTCATTTGCACATGGGTGCTGATGTTGGAATTGGCGACGCAGCCTATGGTCTAGGAGCAGGTCTATTTTTTATTGGATATTTTCTTTTTGAAGTACCGAGTAACTTACTTCTAGACAAATTTGGTGCCCGCAAATGGTTTACCCGCATTTTGTTGACGTGGGGGCTAATCACCATGGCAATGGCACTCATTCAAGGACCAAAAAGCTTTTATTTTCTACGGTTTCTACTTGGTGTAGCTGAAGCAGGCTTTTTTCCGGGTGTTTTATATCTGATTACGCAATGGTACCCAGTACGCCACCGTGGAAAAATCATGGGCATGTTTGTGCTTTCACAGCCCATTGCCATGATGATTGCTGGGCCTTTAGCAGGTCTATTACTTGGCATGGATGGCATTGCAAATTTACATGGTTGGCAGTGGTTATTTATTGCAGTTGGATTGCCTGCGGTTTTATTGGCTTTACCAACATTCCTTTGGCTGCCAGATAATATTGATAAAGTGAAATGGTTGAGCATTGAGCAAAAGCAATGGCTTAAAAATGAACTTATTAAAGATGAAGCGGAATACGATCAAACTCGACACGCCAATCCATTACATGCTTTAAAAGATAAACGCGTACTTTTATTGGCACTCTACTATTTACCAGTAACTTTAAGTATTTATGGTCTAAATCTGTGGTTGCCTTCTATTATCAAACAATTTGGAGGCGGCACCGATCTTCAAATTGGTTTCTTGTCTAGCATTCCCTACATTTTTGGAATTATTGGTCTTCTCATTATTCCACGTAGTACTGATCGTCTAAATGATCGTTATGGACACTTAAGTTTTCTTTACGCATTAGGTGCTTGCGCAATGTTTTTAAGTGGTTGGTTACATTCTCCAGTCATGCAATTGGCTGCTTTGGCTGTGGTTGCATTTTGCCTATTTTCATCAACGGCTGTGTTCTGGACTTTACCGGGGCGTTTCTTAACAGGCACAAGCGCTGCTGCTGGTATTGCCTTAATCAATTCTGTTGGGAATTTAGGTGGCTATGTCGGGCCGTTTGGTATCGGACTTTTAAAAGAATACACAGGAAATATGGCTGCTGGTTTGTATTTCTTATCAATTGTCATGATTTTCGGCTTGATCTTGACCTACATCGTATATGCCAAGCTCGAACGTCAAAAAACACAAACAGTGAATATTCAAAAGCCATTCTAA
- the araD1 gene encoding AraD1 family protein yields the protein MQIIQFENRANQRAVAKVEGNMVYPVKNIQSVRDLALLAIRNKVSLEQQVETQGFEAETYDYSSLLADLKVLPPLDHPDPTHCLISGTGLTHLGSASARDKMHQQNLSDDSSVTDTMRIFQWGLQKGRPTEGQVGAQPEWFYKGDGSIVVRPGADLPLPPFAEDGGEEPEIAGLYVIGEDLKPYRIGFALGNEYSDHVMERRNYLYLAHSKLRFCSFGPALRTGELPKHLVGTSRLRRDGQIIWEKEFLSGEDNMCHSLANLEYHHFKYQQFLKAGDVHIHYFGTATLSFADGIQAQVNDEFEIEMKEFGYPLKNKLAPTQPELPIGSVITL from the coding sequence ATGCAAATTATTCAATTTGAAAATCGTGCAAATCAGCGTGCCGTCGCAAAAGTGGAAGGCAACATGGTGTATCCGGTTAAAAATATTCAATCGGTTCGTGATTTAGCACTTTTGGCAATTCGTAATAAAGTTTCATTGGAACAGCAAGTTGAGACTCAAGGTTTTGAAGCAGAAACCTATGATTATTCATCTTTATTGGCAGACCTAAAAGTCTTGCCACCATTGGACCATCCAGATCCGACACATTGTTTAATTTCTGGCACAGGTTTAACCCATTTAGGTTCTGCATCTGCACGCGACAAAATGCATCAACAAAATTTAAGTGATGATAGCTCCGTCACAGACACCATGCGGATATTTCAGTGGGGTCTACAAAAGGGCCGTCCAACAGAAGGACAGGTGGGCGCACAACCAGAATGGTTCTATAAAGGCGATGGTTCAATTGTGGTGAGACCAGGAGCAGATTTGCCTTTACCTCCCTTTGCCGAAGATGGCGGAGAAGAACCTGAAATTGCAGGCTTATATGTCATTGGCGAAGACTTAAAGCCTTACCGAATCGGATTTGCACTGGGTAATGAATATTCTGACCATGTGATGGAACGCCGTAATTATCTATATCTAGCTCATTCAAAATTGCGTTTTTGCAGTTTTGGTCCAGCTTTACGGACAGGCGAATTACCAAAACATTTAGTGGGAACCAGCCGTTTGCGCCGTGATGGACAAATCATTTGGGAAAAAGAGTTTCTGTCGGGTGAAGACAATATGTGTCATAGCTTGGCAAATCTAGAATATCACCACTTTAAGTATCAACAATTTTTAAAAGCAGGCGATGTTCACATTCACTACTTCGGTACAGCGACTTTGTCTTTTGCTGACGGTATTCAAGCGCAAGTAAATGATGAATTTGAAATAGAAATGAAAGAGTTTGGCTACCCGCTTAAAAACAAACTTGCCCCTACACAACCAGAACTACCTATTGGTTCAGTCATTACACTTTAA
- a CDS encoding aldehyde dehydrogenase (NADP(+)), with the protein MVIGYNFIGGSRSAQSTTLLKSVNATTGESLPYEFHHATEQEINQACEAASQAFKTYRHTSPEQRATFLENIADELDALGTDFLEVVSQETALPLARLQGERGRTSGQMRLFAKVLRRGDFLGARIDTALPERQPLPRPDLRQIKIGVGPVAVFGASNFPLAFSTAGGDTASALAAGCSVVVKAHSGHMATADFVAQAIERAVEKSNMPKGVFNMIYGNGVGEPLVKHPLIQAVGFTGSLRGGRALCDMAAARPQPIPVFAEMSSINPMLMLPEALKNRGEKIAQDLADSVVLGCGQFCTNPGLILGIKSAEFSQLITNLTEIMGGKPAQTMLNAGTLKSYAAGLEHLTEHQGIEHLAGQTQQGNQAQPQLFKADVELLLAGDQLLQEEIFGPATVIIEVEDKAQLLQALQSMNGQLTATLIADEADLTEFADVVPVLEEKAGRLLLNGYPTGVEVSDAMVHGGPYPATSDARGTSVGTLAIDRYLRPVCYQNYPQSLLPEALKDSNPLQILRLVNGEMTRGAI; encoded by the coding sequence ATGGTCATTGGATATAACTTTATTGGCGGTTCACGCAGTGCTCAAAGTACAACACTATTAAAAAGTGTGAATGCAACGACGGGCGAATCTCTGCCTTATGAGTTTCACCATGCAACCGAACAGGAAATCAATCAGGCCTGTGAAGCAGCCAGTCAAGCTTTTAAAACTTACCGTCACACTTCACCTGAACAGCGTGCAACCTTTTTAGAAAATATTGCTGATGAACTCGATGCTTTAGGTACAGATTTTCTAGAGGTCGTTTCACAAGAAACTGCCTTACCACTTGCACGTTTGCAAGGTGAACGCGGTCGTACCAGTGGACAAATGCGTTTGTTTGCCAAAGTGTTGCGCCGTGGAGATTTCCTAGGCGCCCGTATTGATACAGCTTTACCAGAACGCCAGCCTTTACCACGCCCAGACCTACGCCAGATTAAAATCGGTGTTGGCCCCGTTGCAGTATTTGGTGCCAGTAACTTTCCATTAGCCTTTTCAACTGCCGGCGGCGACACTGCTTCTGCTTTAGCAGCCGGCTGTTCGGTTGTGGTGAAAGCCCATAGCGGACATATGGCGACAGCAGATTTTGTGGCTCAGGCAATTGAACGTGCGGTAGAGAAATCAAATATGCCTAAAGGCGTATTTAACATGATTTATGGCAATGGTGTGGGCGAACCATTAGTGAAACATCCTTTAATACAGGCAGTAGGTTTTACCGGTTCACTCCGTGGTGGACGGGCTTTATGTGACATGGCAGCAGCACGTCCACAACCGATTCCAGTATTTGCTGAAATGAGCAGCATTAACCCAATGCTAATGTTGCCAGAAGCCTTAAAAAACCGAGGTGAAAAAATTGCACAGGACTTGGCAGATTCAGTGGTTCTGGGCTGTGGTCAGTTCTGTACCAATCCGGGATTAATTTTAGGAATCAAATCAGCCGAATTTAGTCAGCTCATTACTAACCTGACTGAAATTATGGGCGGAAAACCTGCTCAAACTATGCTGAATGCCGGAACCTTAAAAAGCTATGCGGCAGGTCTGGAACACTTAACCGAGCACCAAGGCATTGAGCACTTGGCGGGCCAAACCCAACAAGGCAATCAGGCACAGCCTCAATTGTTTAAAGCCGATGTTGAGCTTTTACTGGCAGGTGACCAGCTTTTACAAGAAGAAATCTTTGGTCCGGCAACTGTCATTATTGAAGTTGAAGATAAAGCGCAACTTCTTCAAGCCTTACAAAGCATGAACGGTCAGCTCACTGCGACTTTAATTGCTGACGAAGCCGATTTAACCGAGTTTGCAGATGTGGTTCCGGTGCTCGAAGAAAAGGCAGGCCGATTACTGTTAAATGGCTATCCAACGGGTGTTGAAGTGAGTGATGCCATGGTGCATGGTGGACCGTACCCAGCAACATCAGATGCCAGAGGCACCTCGGTTGGAACCTTGGCAATCGACCGATATTTACGTCCAGTGTGTTACCAGAACTACCCGCAAAGTTTATTGCCGGAGGCTTTGAAAGACAGTAACCCGTTGCAGATTTTAAGACTCGTAAATGGTGAGATGACCAGAGGCGCGATCTAA
- a CDS encoding acetoacetate decarboxylase, which produces MNIKQQFTEVEFGQQKVKVPKGGYYDRFRMNPDLDEVAQDPAAGNIDFFRHIPKKIVESRVGPVWAPNFYYRSANVQLLMLAPIKHIKAKLPAALTPLQPFPGYGLVAVTFFAYSVCDNDPYNEVSIAIVVRKPNARGPHIAELMKSIRQRHFHAHVLALPVDTEIARVRGVYGYQLPKWLTKINVNINPKEIQANITDLNGKLDLSLKTAVPTLKYVDSETHINKATMLHVVDGTWHQTEVQSNILSFAQKLFPKNVQLEKNEGPLTRLLNELGASKILRLDVVEDAQVVLNLPTPL; this is translated from the coding sequence ATGAATATAAAACAACAGTTTACTGAGGTTGAGTTTGGGCAACAAAAAGTCAAAGTACCCAAAGGTGGTTATTATGACCGTTTTAGAATGAATCCCGATTTAGATGAAGTCGCTCAAGACCCTGCTGCTGGCAACATCGATTTTTTCCGTCATATTCCTAAAAAAATTGTCGAATCTCGTGTAGGTCCTGTTTGGGCACCTAACTTTTATTATCGTAGTGCTAATGTACAGCTTTTAATGCTCGCTCCGATTAAGCACATTAAGGCAAAACTTCCCGCTGCTTTAACGCCACTACAACCATTTCCGGGTTATGGGTTGGTAGCCGTCACATTTTTTGCCTATTCAGTTTGTGACAATGACCCATATAACGAAGTGTCAATTGCGATTGTTGTACGTAAACCTAATGCTCGTGGGCCACACATTGCAGAATTAATGAAATCGATTCGTCAACGTCATTTTCATGCCCATGTTTTAGCTTTGCCTGTAGATACAGAAATTGCCAGAGTACGAGGCGTATATGGTTACCAGCTACCGAAATGGCTGACTAAAATTAATGTCAACATTAACCCAAAAGAGATTCAAGCTAATATTACCGATTTAAATGGCAAATTAGATTTAAGTCTAAAAACAGCTGTTCCAACATTAAAATATGTCGATTCTGAAACGCATATCAACAAAGCCACCATGCTACATGTGGTTGATGGAACATGGCACCAAACAGAAGTTCAATCTAATATTCTTTCTTTTGCACAAAAGCTTTTCCCGAAAAATGTGCAACTTGAAAAAAATGAGGGACCTTTAACAAGGTTACTAAATGAATTAGGTGCTTCAAAAATTCTACGTTTAGATGTGGTGGAAGACGCTCAGGTAGTACTTAATTTGCCCACTCCACTGTAG
- a CDS encoding alpha/beta fold hydrolase, producing MGYVTTKDGVDIFYKDWGPRDAQVLFFHHGWPLSSDDWDTQLLFFLGEGYRVVAHDRRGHGRSSQVWDGHDMDHYADDVAEVVKHLNIKNAIHIGHSTGGGEVAHYIARHGEENVAKAVLVSAVPPLMVKTENNPEGLPKEVFDDLQNQVLTNRAQFFRDLPSGPFYGFNRPDAKPSEGIIANWWRQGMTGSAKAHYDGIVAFSQTDFTEDLKKITVPVLVLHGDDDQIVPYKTSGVKSAELLQNSQLKIYPGFSHGMLTVNHEVINADLLAFIRE from the coding sequence ATGGGTTATGTAACCACAAAAGATGGCGTAGACATTTTCTATAAAGATTGGGGGCCACGCGATGCCCAAGTTTTATTTTTTCATCACGGTTGGCCTTTAAGTTCAGATGATTGGGACACTCAATTACTTTTCTTTTTAGGAGAAGGCTATCGTGTGGTGGCTCATGACAGACGAGGGCATGGTCGCTCTAGTCAAGTCTGGGATGGTCACGATATGGACCATTACGCAGACGATGTTGCAGAGGTGGTTAAACATCTCAATATTAAAAATGCAATTCATATTGGCCACTCAACAGGCGGTGGTGAGGTGGCTCACTATATCGCTCGTCATGGCGAAGAAAATGTTGCAAAAGCTGTCCTTGTCAGCGCAGTACCGCCGCTGATGGTTAAAACTGAAAATAATCCCGAAGGTTTACCAAAAGAAGTTTTTGATGACCTACAAAATCAGGTTCTCACAAACCGTGCGCAATTTTTCCGTGACTTGCCATCTGGCCCGTTCTATGGTTTTAACCGACCTGATGCGAAGCCATCGGAAGGTATTATTGCTAACTGGTGGCGTCAGGGGATGACGGGCAGCGCGAAAGCGCATTACGATGGTATCGTAGCTTTTTCACAAACTGACTTCACCGAAGATTTAAAGAAAATCACGGTTCCTGTTTTAGTGTTACATGGTGACGACGACCAGATCGTGCCTTATAAAACTTCTGGCGTGAAATCTGCTGAACTGCTTCAAAATAGCCAACTCAAAATCTACCCAGGCTTTTCGCATGGCATGTTAACCGTAAACCATGAAGTGATTAATGCGGACTTATTAGCCTTCATTCGCGAGTAA
- a CDS encoding NADH:flavin oxidoreductase/NADH oxidase family protein, whose protein sequence is MKVFEKLVFPNGSYVSNRIAKAAMEENMADINHAPSEELMRLYQAWANGGVGLIITGNVMVDRRAMTGPGGVVLEDEKHLDTFKKWAQIGRSKGAQVWLQINHPGRQMQANLGQQTWAPSAISLDLGKMSNRFNAPIEMNEDMIAEVIQRFANTARLGEKAGFTGVEIHAAHGYLLSQFLSPLSNKRQDRWGGSLENRARILIEIVKAVREVVTPEFTVAVKLNSADFQRGGFSAEDAQQVVKMLNEHAVDLVELSGGSYEAPAMQGQARDGRTLAREAYFLEFAQEIRKVAKMPVMVTGGIRRKQVAEQVVESGVDMVGIATALAIEPNLPNAWKQGQNITPELKPITWENKTLASLANMAVVKFQLRNLSSGKKTKPTVSPAWALILQQSAMSCRTRQYKKGMRDYSFAS, encoded by the coding sequence ATGAAAGTGTTCGAAAAATTAGTATTTCCAAATGGCTCATATGTTTCTAACCGTATTGCCAAAGCGGCAATGGAAGAAAATATGGCTGATATTAACCATGCGCCCTCAGAAGAGTTGATGCGTTTATATCAGGCTTGGGCGAATGGTGGTGTAGGTCTAATCATTACTGGAAATGTGATGGTAGACCGTCGAGCAATGACTGGACCGGGAGGTGTGGTGCTTGAAGATGAAAAGCATCTAGATACTTTTAAAAAATGGGCACAAATTGGACGTTCGAAAGGTGCGCAGGTTTGGCTTCAAATTAATCATCCGGGTCGTCAAATGCAAGCCAATCTTGGTCAGCAAACATGGGCACCTTCGGCAATTTCACTAGATTTAGGCAAAATGTCAAATCGCTTTAATGCACCAATCGAAATGAATGAAGACATGATTGCAGAGGTGATTCAACGTTTTGCAAATACGGCGCGTTTAGGTGAAAAAGCTGGATTTACCGGAGTTGAAATTCATGCAGCGCATGGCTATTTATTAAGTCAGTTTCTTTCTCCACTCAGTAATAAACGCCAAGATCGTTGGGGTGGTTCTTTAGAAAACCGAGCGCGTATTTTAATTGAAATTGTTAAAGCAGTCCGTGAAGTGGTGACACCTGAGTTCACTGTTGCCGTAAAGCTAAATTCAGCCGATTTCCAACGTGGTGGATTTAGCGCAGAAGATGCCCAACAAGTCGTTAAAATGTTAAATGAACATGCAGTCGATTTGGTTGAGCTCTCTGGTGGTAGCTATGAAGCACCTGCAATGCAGGGCCAAGCACGTGATGGGCGGACACTTGCCCGTGAAGCTTACTTTTTAGAATTTGCACAAGAGATTCGTAAAGTGGCCAAAATGCCTGTTATGGTGACAGGTGGCATTCGTCGTAAACAGGTCGCAGAACAGGTCGTCGAAAGTGGTGTAGATATGGTCGGTATTGCAACTGCTTTAGCAATTGAACCTAATTTGCCAAATGCTTGGAAACAAGGCCAGAATATTACTCCTGAATTAAAACCGATTACTTGGGAAAACAAAACACTTGCTTCACTTGCCAATATGGCGGTGGTCAAATTCCAGTTACGTAATTTAAGCTCTGGTAAAAAAACAAAACCGACTGTTTCACCAGCTTGGGCTTTAATATTGCAACAATCAGCTATGTCATGCCGTACCCGCCAATACAAAAAAGGTATGCGTGACTATTCATTTGCTTCTTAA